The Acidobacteriota bacterium genome has a segment encoding these proteins:
- a CDS encoding DNA translocase FtsK 4TM domain-containing protein, which yields MALAELFSERRGNELVGILIFAATTLVLVSLVTYHPADPAWFFSEGGERFAAQNAIGRFGAFLSIVLYESFGLAAFALPVLSGILGWFFFWGKNVNPLWLRALNFAVLMGVLAGLSDLVLEKVVLFGRPIAAGGLVGAGIASLLVPYLNVFGAMVVLVAVALAAFSMATSLSYQHAASWAAALAKSLAQKARVLFFYRQEVRRKTKKRTEVLKRHAQRAAETKHEKRDPAEALRGEAEGTLFESTPEAGLRKGTYLFPPVRLLDLPEHGETLRHEDLVERGRALTAKFLEFGIEGEVTEIHPGPVVTMFEFRPAGGIKYSRLISLADDLCLALRAESILVDRIPGKPTVGIEVPNEHRETIFLRELLEDATFQKSSASMPLALGKQIQGEVCVSDLAEMPHLLVAGTTGAGKSVAIHAMLLSLLACRTPDELKLILIDPKRVELGLYDGVPHLYAPVVADAKQAAQVLKWLVKEMENRYRMLASYGVKTRNIEQFNRYLTNYGGHLRDEGGEPLKPLPYIVVVIDEFADLMMVAPREVEDAVGRIAQMARAVGIHLVIATQRPSVDIITGVIKANFPSRLSFRVSSKVDSRTILDGNGAERLLGKGDMLFLPPGTSRLRRLHGGLVTEKEIQRVTHHLKLQGVPEYNEVLAHPSQLTDEGEGAAFTEMEDELYDDAVKLVVSTRTASVSNLQRRFGIGYNRAARLIDMMEADGVVGPARGAKPRKLLVSSVDNLPQRAAP from the coding sequence ATGGCACTGGCAGAGCTTTTCTCGGAGCGGCGAGGAAACGAGCTGGTCGGCATTCTGATTTTTGCCGCGACCACGCTTGTTCTCGTGAGTCTCGTCACCTACCACCCGGCCGACCCCGCATGGTTTTTCAGCGAGGGCGGCGAGCGCTTTGCGGCGCAAAACGCCATCGGCCGCTTCGGGGCGTTCCTTTCCATCGTTTTGTACGAAAGCTTCGGCCTCGCGGCTTTCGCGCTGCCGGTGCTCTCGGGGATTCTGGGCTGGTTTTTCTTCTGGGGGAAGAACGTGAACCCCCTCTGGTTGCGGGCGCTGAACTTCGCGGTTCTTATGGGCGTGCTCGCGGGCCTGAGCGATCTGGTGCTCGAAAAAGTCGTTCTTTTCGGAAGGCCCATCGCCGCGGGCGGGCTCGTCGGCGCGGGAATCGCGAGCCTGCTGGTTCCGTATTTGAACGTGTTCGGCGCGATGGTGGTCCTGGTGGCGGTGGCGCTTGCGGCGTTCTCCATGGCCACCAGCCTTTCCTACCAGCACGCGGCGTCCTGGGCGGCGGCCCTTGCAAAATCGCTCGCACAGAAGGCGCGCGTGTTGTTCTTTTACCGGCAGGAGGTTCGCCGCAAAACGAAAAAACGCACCGAAGTGCTGAAGCGCCATGCGCAGCGCGCCGCCGAGACCAAACACGAAAAGCGTGACCCCGCCGAGGCCCTGCGCGGAGAGGCCGAGGGGACGCTTTTCGAGAGCACGCCCGAGGCGGGGCTGCGCAAGGGGACGTACCTGTTTCCCCCGGTGCGGCTCCTGGACCTTCCCGAGCACGGGGAGACGCTCCGCCACGAGGATCTCGTTGAGCGCGGCCGTGCGCTCACGGCCAAGTTCCTGGAGTTCGGCATAGAAGGCGAAGTCACGGAGATTCACCCGGGGCCCGTGGTGACGATGTTCGAGTTCCGGCCGGCCGGCGGCATCAAGTACAGCCGCCTCATCTCGCTTGCGGACGACCTCTGCCTCGCCCTCCGGGCCGAGTCCATTCTCGTCGACCGCATTCCCGGAAAACCCACCGTCGGCATCGAGGTCCCGAACGAGCACCGCGAGACCATCTTCCTGAGGGAGCTTCTGGAGGACGCGACGTTTCAGAAATCTTCGGCGAGCATGCCGCTCGCGCTCGGGAAGCAGATTCAGGGCGAGGTCTGCGTGTCGGACCTGGCCGAGATGCCGCACCTTCTCGTGGCCGGAACGACGGGCGCCGGAAAGAGCGTCGCCATCCACGCGATGCTTCTCAGCCTTCTCGCCTGCCGGACGCCCGACGAGCTGAAGCTGATTCTCATCGACCCGAAGCGCGTCGAGCTCGGCCTCTACGACGGCGTGCCGCACCTCTACGCCCCCGTCGTCGCGGACGCCAAGCAGGCCGCGCAGGTTCTGAAGTGGCTCGTCAAGGAGATGGAGAACCGCTACAGGATGCTCGCTTCCTACGGCGTCAAGACGCGGAATATCGAGCAGTTCAACCGCTACCTCACAAACTACGGCGGCCACCTCCGCGACGAGGGCGGCGAGCCCCTGAAGCCGCTTCCCTACATCGTCGTCGTCATCGACGAGTTCGCCGACCTCATGATGGTCGCGCCGCGCGAGGTGGAGGACGCCGTGGGACGCATCGCGCAGATGGCGCGCGCCGTGGGTATTCACCTCGTCATCGCCACGCAGCGTCCCTCGGTGGACATCATCACGGGCGTCATCAAGGCGAACTTCCCGTCGCGCCTCTCGTTCCGCGTCTCGTCGAAGGTGGACTCGCGCACCATCCTGGACGGAAACGGCGCCGAGCGCCTTCTCGGAAAAGGCGACATGCTGTTCCTTCCGCCCGGCACGTCGCGCCTGCGGCGCCTCCACGGGGGGCTCGTGACCGAGAAGGAGATCCAGCGCGTCACGCACCATCTCAAGCTCCAGGGCGTGCCGGAGTACAACGAGGTGCTCGCGCACCCCTCGCAGCTCACGGACGAGGGCGAGGGCGCCGCCTTCACGGAGATGGAGGACGAGCTCTACGACGACGCAGTGAAGCTGGTCGTGTCCACGCGCACGGCCTCGGTCTCGAACCTGCAGCGCCGCTTCGGAATCGGCTACAACCGCGCCGCGCGCCTCATCGACATGATGGAAGCCGACGGCGTCGTGGGGCCTGCGCGCGGCGCAAAGCCGCGCAAATTGCTGGTCAGCTCCGTCGATAACCTTCCCCAAAGGGCCGCCCCTTAA
- a CDS encoding TetR/AcrR family transcriptional regulator, whose amino-acid sequence MKTKTARKRKPGRPRDEALAERRQEEILETATSVFAELGYRATDVQVIADRLGVGKGTVYRYFSSKRKLFLAAVDRGMLMLRQEADASSEGVADPLERVAKAIQTYLSFFDSHPQFVELLMQERAEFKDRKKPTYFQHYDANLGPWKKLFRGLMAEGRVRKVPVDRIIDVISDLLYGTIFTNYFAGRRKSFNVQARDVIDVVFHGILGEGERRRRGPRSAVAATRRRERPSVPEGSRMR is encoded by the coding sequence ATGAAAACGAAAACCGCACGCAAGAGAAAACCCGGCCGCCCGAGGGACGAGGCCCTCGCCGAGCGACGCCAGGAGGAAATCCTGGAGACGGCGACGAGCGTCTTCGCCGAGCTCGGGTACCGCGCCACAGACGTGCAGGTCATCGCCGACCGGCTGGGCGTCGGAAAGGGGACCGTCTACCGCTACTTTTCGAGCAAGCGCAAGCTCTTCCTGGCTGCCGTTGACCGGGGGATGCTCATGCTCCGGCAAGAGGCGGACGCTTCCTCGGAAGGCGTGGCCGACCCCCTGGAGAGGGTCGCGAAGGCGATCCAGACGTACCTGTCCTTTTTCGACTCCCACCCCCAGTTCGTCGAGCTGCTGATGCAGGAGCGCGCGGAGTTCAAGGACCGGAAAAAACCCACGTACTTTCAGCATTACGACGCGAACTTGGGTCCGTGGAAGAAGCTCTTTCGCGGCCTCATGGCCGAGGGGCGCGTGCGAAAGGTGCCGGTCGACCGGATCATAGACGTCATAAGCGACCTTCTCTACGGCACGATCTTCACGAACTACTTCGCGGGGCGAAGGAAGTCCTTCAACGTCCAGGCCCGCGACGTCATTGACGTCGTTTTTCACGGGATCCTGGGCGAGGGGGAGCGCCGGCGCCGCGGACCTCGTTCCGCCGTAGCGGCTACGCGAAGGCGAGAGCGCCCGTCCGTCCCCGAAGGGAGCCGCATGAGATGA